A genomic segment from Brevundimonas sp. SORGH_AS_0993 encodes:
- the ftsA gene encoding cell division protein FtsA, protein MTTKQRGAANDQGRGLDPRAGRAPVVAALDLGQSKVSCFIMKPDGVRHADRTIRVAGASHVQSKGVKGGAIINMDEAAQAIGHAVERAERAAQSPVSGVVVTTAIGQMASHRVQARVSLGANPVGDADLARAIGMALAQIRLPNRRPIHVLPIAWSVDGARGVHDPRAMRGGSLGLDLLVVSMAENVFTTLSHCLELAHLDLQGVAAAPVVSSLAALEEDEMDLGAVCIDMGGGSTSAAVWGGRSLLHIESLNVGGDHVTSDIARGLSTSKAGAERLKTLHGSAMASANEDREMLEAPPRGEDASAGPVIVPRAMLKTVIAPRVEETLELLRDRLKTAGVGLEPGAGLVLTGGASQLNGVRELAVRVFDRPVRLGKPQRAPHLADAASGPAFCATAGVLLRAAYGPREAVSARKLMARQITAADAPKVHRGNVVGRVAGWLRENL, encoded by the coding sequence ATGACGACGAAGCAGCGCGGCGCGGCGAACGATCAGGGCCGGGGTCTGGACCCCCGCGCCGGGCGCGCGCCCGTGGTCGCCGCTCTGGACCTGGGCCAGTCCAAGGTCTCCTGCTTCATCATGAAGCCCGACGGAGTGCGCCACGCCGACCGCACCATCCGCGTCGCGGGCGCCAGCCACGTCCAGTCCAAAGGCGTGAAGGGCGGCGCCATCATCAATATGGACGAGGCCGCCCAGGCCATCGGCCACGCCGTCGAACGCGCCGAGCGCGCGGCCCAGAGCCCCGTCTCCGGCGTCGTCGTCACCACCGCCATCGGCCAGATGGCCAGCCACCGGGTGCAGGCGCGCGTTTCGCTGGGCGCCAATCCGGTCGGGGACGCCGATCTTGCGCGCGCCATCGGCATGGCCCTGGCCCAGATCCGTCTGCCCAACCGCCGCCCGATCCACGTCCTGCCCATCGCCTGGTCGGTGGACGGCGCGCGCGGCGTCCACGATCCGCGCGCGATGCGCGGCGGGTCGCTGGGGCTGGACCTGCTGGTCGTGTCGATGGCCGAGAACGTCTTCACGACCCTGAGCCATTGTCTGGAGCTGGCGCACCTGGACCTGCAGGGCGTCGCCGCAGCCCCCGTCGTCTCCTCGCTGGCCGCGCTGGAAGAGGACGAGATGGACTTGGGCGCCGTCTGCATCGACATGGGAGGCGGCTCGACCAGCGCGGCCGTGTGGGGCGGGCGGTCCCTGTTGCATATCGAGAGCCTGAACGTCGGCGGCGACCACGTCACCTCCGACATCGCGCGGGGCCTGTCCACGTCGAAGGCCGGCGCGGAACGGCTGAAGACCCTGCACGGCTCGGCCATGGCCAGCGCCAACGAGGACCGCGAGATGCTGGAGGCCCCGCCGCGCGGCGAGGACGCCTCGGCCGGCCCCGTCATCGTGCCCCGCGCCATGCTGAAGACGGTGATCGCCCCGCGCGTAGAAGAAACCCTGGAACTGCTCCGCGACCGGCTGAAGACCGCCGGCGTGGGCCTCGAACCCGGCGCGGGTCTGGTCCTGACGGGCGGCGCCAGTCAACTGAACGGCGTGCGCGAACTGGCCGTGCGCGTCTTCGACCGCCCCGTCCGCCTCGGAAAACCCCAACGCGCGCCACATTTGGCCGACGCCGCCTCCGGCCCCGCCTTCTGCGCCACGGCGGGGGTGTTGTTGCGCGCCGCCTACGGCCCGCGCGAGGCCGTGTCCGCCCGCAAGCTGATGGCGCGTCAGATCACGGCCGCAGACGCGCCCAAAGTCCATCGCGGCAATGTGGTGGGGCGCGTGGCGGGGTGGTTGCGGGAGAATCTTTAG
- a CDS encoding cell division protein FtsQ/DivIB, translating to MPAVVRGGRRQGSQAPQRGPAPRGGGRSRGGAAPRNASPIPGKMAAIGRIDISPRSALIALGAGALLVVGVLATGARAERIGASVSQGVGKMTAGMGLKLNRVHIAGASAEAEPAIRQALGVYAGQPITSLDLGAIRDRVQAVGWIKEARVVRLLPDTLVVEVKEHDRLAVWQVAGQIKVIDARGQVITGADARRYPNLPLVVGKGADAAAGEILPLLNQRPRLMGRIDALVRVDERRWDLRLKDGSLIQLPAVDQEAALIRLDALDQRERLLDLGFARVDLRTPDEVAVRPAGEA from the coding sequence ATGCCCGCGGTAGTTCGCGGCGGTCGGCGACAGGGCAGTCAGGCCCCCCAACGCGGTCCGGCGCCTCGTGGCGGCGGACGGTCACGCGGCGGGGCCGCCCCGCGCAACGCCTCGCCCATTCCCGGCAAGATGGCCGCCATCGGCCGCATCGACATTTCGCCCCGCTCGGCCCTGATCGCCCTGGGCGCGGGCGCGCTTCTGGTCGTGGGCGTCTTGGCCACAGGCGCGCGCGCCGAGCGGATCGGCGCCTCCGTGTCCCAGGGGGTCGGCAAGATGACCGCCGGCATGGGGCTGAAGCTCAATCGGGTTCACATAGCCGGCGCCTCGGCCGAGGCCGAGCCGGCCATCCGTCAGGCGCTGGGCGTCTATGCCGGTCAGCCCATCACCAGCCTGGATCTGGGCGCCATCCGGGACCGGGTGCAGGCCGTGGGCTGGATCAAGGAGGCGCGGGTCGTTCGCCTGCTGCCCGACACCCTGGTCGTCGAGGTCAAGGAGCATGACCGCCTGGCCGTCTGGCAGGTGGCGGGTCAGATCAAGGTCATCGACGCGCGCGGCCAGGTCATTACGGGCGCGGACGCGCGCCGCTATCCCAATCTGCCGCTGGTGGTGGGCAAGGGCGCCGATGCCGCGGCCGGAGAAATCCTGCCGCTCCTGAACCAGCGGCCGCGTCTGATGGGCCGGATCGACGCCCTGGTGCGGGTCGATGAACGCCGCTGGGACCTGCGTTTGAAGGACGGCAGCCTGATTCAGCTTCCGGCCGTCGACCAGGAGGCGGCGCTGATCCGCCTGGACGCGCTGGACCAACGCGAGCGCCTGCTGGACCTGGGCTTCGCCCGTGTGGACTTGAGAACCCCCGACGAGGTCGCCGTGCGGCCCGCTGGCGAGGCGTGA
- a CDS encoding TonB-dependent receptor translates to MLQPETADSLSVGFIWTPSFVDLNIALDYFEVEIQDQVQALTAASIVNGCYLSENFPNDPLCSLFTRNGNTAQNPYEITAVNSSYVNIARQYNEGIDLNARYRKEFSFGDLTLNARASYILKWESQLRTASIPSNNLDQIGSPDWVASISARFDKGDWTAFWNTDIVDTVNNDRFYTSNSGTFLGQPVYYQRTVDTYIVHSVSLRKNIDKWQVQAGIRNLFDEGATMTSASGGGRGAGNVPLSSQYDYLGRRGFISLTRTW, encoded by the coding sequence ATTCTTCAACCGGAGACCGCTGATTCTCTTAGCGTCGGCTTTATCTGGACCCCCTCTTTCGTGGATCTGAACATCGCTCTCGACTACTTCGAAGTCGAGATTCAGGATCAAGTCCAAGCTCTGACGGCCGCTAGCATCGTCAATGGCTGCTACCTCTCGGAAAACTTCCCGAACGACCCGCTGTGCAGCCTGTTCACGCGTAATGGCAACACGGCGCAAAATCCGTATGAAATCACGGCTGTTAACAGCAGCTATGTCAACATTGCTCGTCAATACAACGAAGGCATTGATCTGAATGCTCGCTATCGCAAGGAGTTCAGCTTTGGTGATCTGACACTTAACGCACGCGCCAGCTACATCCTGAAATGGGAGAGCCAGCTGCGTACAGCTTCAATTCCGTCGAACAACCTCGACCAAATCGGTTCGCCTGATTGGGTCGCCAGTATCTCTGCTCGTTTTGACAAAGGCGATTGGACGGCATTCTGGAACACCGATATCGTGGACACTGTAAACAACGACCGCTTCTATACCAGCAACTCTGGAACTTTCCTGGGACAGCCGGTTTATTATCAACGCACCGTGGATACATACATTGTGCATAGCGTGTCGTTGCGTAAGAACATTGACAAGTGGCAAGTTCAAGCAGGTATCCGCAACCTGTTTGACGAAGGCGCGACCATGACGTCGGCATCGGGGGGCGGTCGCGGTGCCGGTAATGTGCCGCTATCGTCGCAATACGACTATCTAGGTCGTCGCGGCTTTATCAGCCTGACGCGTACCTGGTAA